CCCCTCGACCGCCACGACGAACGGCCCCGCCCCGCGGTTGTTCACCACCCGGACCTCGACGCCCGGCCTCAAGCCCATGGCCGTCAACCGCGACCGCAGTCCGTGGCCCGCCTCCACCCGCACGAGGCGCGCCCGCGCCCCGTCCGCCAGGCCCGACAGCGCCACCGACCCGTTCGCGCCGCTCTCTTCGCGTCCCGTCATGGCCGAGTCTCTCCCTCTGTTTCCTTGGCGTCCGTCGCGGCGTCCTCTCCGGTTTCCGCTGATTCGCAAAAGGCGTCGAACG
The sequence above is a segment of the Planctomycetota bacterium genome. Coding sequences within it:
- a CDS encoding FeoA family protein produces the protein MTGREESGANGSVALSGLADGARARLVRVEAGHGLRSRLTAMGLRPGVEVRVVNNRGAGPFVVAVEGTRIVLGRGMAHKVYVVPAPAG